Part of the Mangifera indica cultivar Alphonso chromosome 4, CATAS_Mindica_2.1, whole genome shotgun sequence genome, AGTTATTTCAGTTTATGTACACAGCTCAATTAACATAAGATCACCTTCTTTTTTcagctatttttttaatataaagatcTAAAACAAAGATGGAAAATTCGGGACTTCAACTAACTGGGATGGCTAAAACTTTGAGCCACATAATTTGTCGAAATAAAAAATCATCCAAACTACTCTCATCTGAATAGTTTCATAAAAGGCTAAAACATTGAAAATACTATCCtacagaaaataataaattcattttcaaaattagatattattgtttcgaaaagaaaattttgaattcgtGATGTTAAAGAAAATGAACTTAGGAAAAAAGTCAGCCACTATATTCTACAAAGGGGCAGAGGATATGAAGCAAATGTGTTATACAATCACTTATTGTGATTCGAATCGCAACATTGCACCTATAAAATTTAACACGGAAGATTGAagatttggattaaatttaaaacacgAAAATATTGGTTCCTTTTGAAAAGGAAGCTAACAACAGACCTGGGGAATGGACTATTTTTAACAGCTTTCTGTCCATACTTTCTCCATCTATAGCCATCTTCCAGATGATCCACCTCACTCTTAGTCATAAATGCGAAACGTGGCTGCCGAATTCGCTTTTGTCCTTTCTTTCTCACCTTATTCCTGCTAAAAAAATTACCATTATTATGAAATAACAACgaaataaaaaatgtcaaagaaaattattaagacatgAATCTCCTACAAAAGAAATACCCTAATGGCATTTGCAACTACATAAAATTATCATAGGATATGTATAAACGTATTGCTTTCGTGGAATAACTCAATGTACCCAGTGAAGAATGTAGAtatttacatgaagagaggTGTTTCCTTTTGGTGACTATCCtctttcaaactaaaaaattgctGAGAAATAGTTTATATGTTGTCTCAAGgaatgaaaattttgtcaaaaactGATATACAATGTAAATGAAGAGCATAAATTAAAGTGAAATGTTAAAGGTTCAGCTTCACAGACGTGATAAtacttaaaaatcaaaacaaaaaagggaaaagaaaaaggaacacATAAAGGGAAACCAGTATTTAATGAGTCGGAAGTTAGTTAAAAGGTCAACAACAAGTGTACGCATGTAGCTATCTAGCGCTACTATTCCCTAGAACCATGAAGATTTTCCCACTATTCTGCCGCAACCAGAATGCAAAAGAGGAAAGTAAATCCCtctatcataaatttaaaagaacGAAATCCATGAAAGTTTTTCAGGCTAGGGTTGATATTGCAACTGGTAACTGCagaaatttaaacaataataaaagcaCTTACAACGAAGGCTAGCTATAAGCACTCTTCATGCTTGCCCACTGAACAAAATGACATCATTGTAccataaattttgtatttaaaatgaatgcTTTATGCAGTATGCATACATGGCATGAAACTGTTTATCCTTCCGCTGCCGATGTTATCGTTACAAGCAATATACAAACTAATACATAGCAGCATTTATAGTTTTTCTTCTTCAGTCCAAACaaggaaaaacaaatataaaattatataagcCTATGGTGATTGGAACAAATTACCAGGAAACAACTTCACAACTGTGAGATCAGAAAAGTGAAAATAGATAAAGAAACCAAGTTCTAAGTTCagaattttacaaataaatgactgactatatataaaaaaatgaagtaaCTGTGAAAACCCATTAAGAGAAGCATTATGTCATACGAATCACAGACATATATTACCTTTCACTAGATTAGATAAACAAAGCAAGGGAAAATATCTGAGGACGGGGTTGAATGAAGAACAAGAGAAACACACTTCAAAACAAGCAtctcataaataaaaactatataaagAGATTCTCTCTAAATTAGACCATCACCACTCTCTAGTAGCAGTATCTAGAATTAACATTTCTGAAATATATGTCCCTTTTCTGAATGGatttaagtaataaatatatagatttaGACCCGAAAATTATTCCCCAAAAGccgaaaaaaaataaaagttaagagCACGTCATTCGTGCCGCAATAACGGCCGGTGCTCATGGAGTTAACAAAAGAAGGCACtttcaattaatgaaaattcTCTTCACCAGACCAGCCCCCCCGACCCAACAACACATTCgacaaaattacaaaactgGCCTCTCAGCTAACAAATCCCAACTTGCACGAACACACATTTTTGACAGTTTCTATAACTGTACGAACATAGCTCTCACTGCAAGATAAAATGAATTGGTTACAATTCAATGGATTTGATAGtttgtttgattctttttttgttattttttttttgaaaataaaatttttaatttttttcaccgttgaaaagaaaatttaattacgAAATTagtcatttcatttcattcataTCCCACTCACGGTATCTCAGGCGGTTTAACGCCGGAGGCCGTAGACTTCTCCGTCTTCGGATCCTCGCTGGAGCTCGATGACACAGACGGATTGGACGTCGACACGTCAGCAGACGGTACCGAAATGACCGGACCAGCATGTAAGTCGACGCTACTAGCAGTCTGCGGCAAAGCATAATCGACGTCGTTCCCCAAGAAATCGGATCTCTCATCGGCGAAGGAGCGTGAACTGTCAGGATGAAAATTCCAGCCAAATTCAGTGAGAATAGAAGAGTCTCTATCGCCGTTAAGCAAGTAATTTACACTGTCCGAGTCAGGCTCAGCGAGTGTCCAGCTCGAGTCGCTACTGAAAACGGGCGTGCCACCTGGATCCGATTTCTGATTATCATCCATTATAAGCAGAGATCGGGTGGTGGTAAAAAACGAGTGAAGATGGAAAGACAAAAagcaacaacaataataaagtggttattttggaaaaagagagagagcctgagtgagtgagtgagtgtgtgtgtgtgtgtgtgtgttaggGTTTTGGGGTTGTGTCCTGTTGTGTTGGTGAGGACGCGTAGTTTttcaagctttttttttttttttttggggggtttattttttaatttaattgaatttgtttttgttgtcgCGTCAAATACAGGGAGAGTGAGAAAGGAATAGAAAAGAGATAAGTTAGAAAAATCGCCGTCAACCGCAACAGTACGGGAGGTTAGATGGGTCCCACACGCATGAATAAATACTGGTGTAATAGAGAGATACTTTCCGACAAGGGCGACGAGAGCACCTTGTTTTCTTGCACAAGCCTACTCCTAATTTCACTTTCgccaaaaattataattattaaattagttttattataattaaataatgaggacatcatataataataataataataataataataataattacaaaataaatttggCCATTATCCAATACTACGGCAACCTCAATCGATTATCAATgtcccatattttttttttttcatttgagaaGAAAACATTAACATATGACGATCTGCGTAGATGTGGATTGTATTCCTGTGAGTGATATCATTATGTCTATGTAAACGGTGTGATGTTGAATGCATTTTTATCACCTTATTAATAACCAAATCATTATTGTTGAATGTATCAAAAGTGAATATGTAAAATGTGTacatcattcaattacatattgccctactattttttttttaaatacccaTAGACTCCATTAGTATTCGTTGGTGGATAAATCCCAAATATAGTGAATGAACCTATAATCATTGTatcaaataagtcaaaatttcacaaacataATAAAAGCTTGAATTTAGACCTTCACTTTAAAAGTTCTAATACTCTATTAGTTTTACTAAGATAACATGGGACTTCGCTTATATTTGTTAGACAGGTAAACCTAAACACAAGTTAAGTCAAGGTTTCACAAATATGACAGAGGCTGGAACCTAGGCATTTACCaagaaaattctaatatttcacCAGTTTTACTAATCATTGGGATCACATATTGCTAttttagtttgtataaataagttagtaaaatttgtttgtgcAAATAATACTATTCTTATTGCTACATATATTtaacaatcaataaaattatgtatactcaattttaatgattttaaattaagaaaatatcatttagataTCTACTTAGATATCAaaatttaggtatatatatatatagagcatTGTTCATTTAACAATAGAatacttatatttaaaaattatataaattcaacTACTCCCATTTAAGAAGAGTTAACATTCATTGAATGGAGCTATAAAATTGCATTGTATAGTGTCACTAAAACTATGGTGATGAGAGTGGGCGTGAAGATGGTGGGTTCACCATACATTATGCTGCTTACCGAATACAGAAAGAAAGGTTTGTGAGAGAAACAAttgtgaacatcaatttttgttcataattttgtGGAGCATGATGGAGACTACTTGcctttaggaaaaaaaaaataataataataatattacataatttgtgtatagGATAAATAATTAGTTGAATTGACCATTTTCTGTGGTCTTACTCTTACACCACCAGAATTTAGtctcataataatatattattattattattattatttataaatatcccattttgattcaaaaaataatacatactTTATAAggcaatttaatttaatatgaaattcgTTTTAGATTATTTCTATAAGAACCATacaattttcctttttcgaCAATACTTCCCTCAGCTACAAAGCCTACTTTTGATCTCTTGTTAACATCGGTTATGAAGTCACCCACTTACTCGACCAAGTCCATTACGGTGTGCTATTGCCAAATATTTGCTATACGTTGAGGAGTGAATTTGtaccaataatataatattggcGAGAATTAAGAGGGATATTGGTTTTGTTTAAAGTATGACAGTAAGAGATGATCATAGAAGAATATTGTCAAAAGGATTTTTggaaaaatgatcattttacctaACCTTCCtcttagtttttattttcaagtggAGAGGGCGTTATCGTTATCAAAGACATATGGTGTTGACAGGATTTCCTTAGTTTACATATCTATTCAATCAAggataaattatgtgtattgACAAGATTAACACATATTACAGAGGGTTGGGTGTTATTTGAGCAATTCAACTACTTTATATTTAGTGTTTCATGGTAGTCATACAActagagttaaatttgaatcaaacttattcgaattcgaactcaatttgaataagtttaaaacAAACTATCTCTAAATGAGCTCAAGCGAGTTGGGTGTTGTTCTACCACTTAACGTTTAATGTGGTACGTGTTATTTGAGCAACTCAATGACTTTATATTTAGTGTCCTGTTGAACCCATgcaacaattttatattaaatgcaGCACAATTTGCTTGGGCAACAAAGTGTATACACTCATTGTGGTGTGTCATATGGATAAGACATTAGATACCCATTAgatactttgttttttttaccatttaaatTACTTATATAGGTGGATTAAACTTATTCACACTACACTAAATTTGTACGTTTTTATTTTcgagtaataataaattaataaataaaaggaaatcaATTATTGTGCGATTATAAGATGATTCTAATAGCACAAATTAAGTACTAAAATATGTCACGATAATGgtacaaatttatttaactaaacaaattgaaatagaaaataagaTATGATTTTGGCACAAAGATTTAATTTTGTCCTGTTATTACCAACATCACAACAactcaaacttttaaataattcgATTTTTGGGAGCGGGGGCCATGAATTAAAGATTGATGTTGAtttcaaaaggccaaaggactatttggCTTTGATGCTTCTTAAAGGCACATTAACACGAGTTTAACGATAgatggattattattattaaaaataaaaatattattttattaataatattaaaaaatataaaatttattattttttaagttttaaaaattaataatttcattcttatttaaagttttttaattttaaaaaattatattctccTTTCCCAAACTTTGAgattttttcttaatcttttcGATCATCATCTCTAACGTCGACATTCTTTTCTCTTCACTCTAAACTGTTAGTTAAGACACGGGAAGAGATCTGGAGACATCGACGACTAGAGTATCTCCtcaaagatgaagagatctggaTCTCTTCATCTTGACGAAGAGTTAGAATCAATCTTTTTGTCTCCAATGAAGAAATTTTGGATCTGTTCATCGGAGAAGAGATCTTCGACTGTCGGTGTTTCCGTATCTCTTTTCGTGTGTCAATCAACCGTTTACAGTAAAGAGAAAAAGTCGTAGGCACTGAAGATGGTGGTGGGaggggtaaaaaaaaaaaaccctaggtttagggggggaattttgacttttcaaagttaaaaaactttaggtagagaTGAAGTTGTTAgcttttaaaacttaggagaaaaataataaattttatattttttaatattattaataaaataacaatttaactcttatctctaacaaaaaattctaacaacaaTTGATCCATAAGTaggattttaagtttttcaaaccctgtaaatatgagtttaaaaacgtatcaaaacttgggtggaaataagtcctctGGCCATTTCAAACCTAAGTTTTTAGATTCAACAACTTGAACTCGTTCAAATAATgcaaggaaaaaataaataaattagcaattaatttcatgattaggcatataattaattaattagtgattgaataattttcgATGTGGCTGAAATTAAGTCATTGCACAATAACTAACTCATTCAACAAAAGCCATAGCTCTCTAGCAATGCCATCAATTGGCCAAACCTTGAATTAAAATATGCCCATATTTGGTGACACCAACGCCATAACTTcatgattataatttatatttaattgaaaatccCCAATTAACGAAGAcaatattattagttaatatGTGATTATGAATACAATAATGTTGAAGGTAACAACGTATGAAGGgaaattaatagatattaatgCGAGTGGTCCAATTTTTTGTCTGCCACATTGATGGAGGGGTGAGCTCTAACTAATGAAAAAGGTAGAATTGAAGGGAATCAAGcatttagatatatattttccgaatttacatataatttatacaaagaTTTAGATAGAAGGGAAACGACTATATGAACGAGAAAAAGCCAATGTGGGCGAAGGATTCGAATCTctttttaattagtaatattaatttatatataaaaagttaacTTGATCCTTAAGCATCTATCTCCACgaagaaaaatatgtttttagtGAAAGGAAAAGGAGACATGAGTGATAAGTGTGTGGcattaaaatacatatagaaGAAACACGTGGTGATGGTGAGGGGGCGAGGGTGAAGGCGAAGGTCTAGCAGAAGCACATAATTGTGGAATCTTGTGAATGAAAGAGAGTTAGAGAGGAGTGTGGGGTTATGAGTAATAATGCATATTAATAAGATGGATGGTCATCAAGTggatgtaaattttaaaatttattttttttattttaatttttcaaactatcaACTTCAACTTGTGACTTGCGGGACCTTTGAGCCTTAGCCATCATGTACGCATAATCTACAACCAACCATGACCAATCCCATGTATTTTCATATCGTACATAGAAAGCAACTATTGCTTTGTGGAAGACATTTTTCATTGTatattaagtaaatatataataactCAATcagtaaaactatgtgtattaaattttaagtatttaattagatacttagATCATCTataatcatgtaattaaatatttttatgttaaagataaagtaacacacAATTACATGATACAAATcgtataaataatcaattaaatactaaaaactgtgtatataattttactctaaGTCAGATGCTCTCAAACAATGAGGATAGCACTGAACTAGAACTGAGTTTGTTTGAATTCGGTTCGAATAAGTCTAAAACGAGCTTAGTTTaagcaaacttgagttttaaaGGTATTTGACTCGTTAAGCTCGTAagcttaaaaaattcaataccaAACGAAGTTGTTTTGATgaaaatgtattaaaacaatatcattttggtattgaattaaacttaaacctTGATTCGAACttaaacttgagtcaaattCGAGCTCAAACCTTGATTCGAACttaaacttgagtcaaattcgagctcaacttatttgaaatgaaccaaactcaaacacCTTTGAAGTGAACTtgatgagctcgagctcagtttAATTCGACTTGAATACAACCCTAAATGGGAGAGTGtttttccaaaaaaagaaaaaagaaaaaaacttcaaattatttttaaaattctaaaatatattcaCTTGAGATATATAcacaatacaattttttaaactcttagTTTTCATGACTATTAATTATTAACCCTAGGAGCAATATGATAGGGATTATTGGCGTTTGATAGGTCAATTCGAATCGGTTGCGGCTTCGTCTTCAGCATGCAGAGTGGACCCTGTGCCTTCAcccaattcaatttaattaatcaataccctttttaaaagtaatataaaaatattaaaaaggttAATTCCCTCTGTGTTTGTCACAGTAATTTATCTAATAAACATTACAAAAGCATCATCTCCTAGATTACATTGATCTTTCTGTTGTCTTGTGGGAAAGATTTCAGTCACCCCTTTAAAACAGCTGCATGCATGGATATATGGGCTACCATTTTCATATCTTCAACCCTAACCTGTTCTTGAATATAACCTTACAGAAAGTATTGAATTAGATGTAGAGAGAGCTAGCTAATTTGACTGGTAAATGACAAAATATACGATGGGAAGCCacataaatttcattataaCGATAATTAGGACTGTCCTCCTAACTAGCTAACcccattcatatatatatatatatatatataggtagCTAGAAGTGTGATGTTAATGTTATGAGAATGGTCCTCCATCCATTCACAAACTGCCGCTACCTATAGTTCTATGCCTTCCATCCATTTATTAACCCTCTTTTGCAGTCAACCCTATAGCTTTGTCATTAATTCATACCTAGAATTCCGCCCCTTTGGGCTAGCTAGCTCTCATCAGCTCAGGCCCGACCGATCCCAAGCTCAAAGCATTGTGCTGTTTGGTTGAATCTGTTTTTCATCAGGACCAGTGGACCACTTCGTTTCTTTACCTCATTCTGCAACTAGCAGAATCGTGAATCAAGGCAGTGTTAGTGGATGATTAttcataattcatttatatattttttatttaaaaaagaaaaaagaaaagaaatgacaGGCATCAGTTCATATATAATCCCAGTACTATTTAGAGATGCTTTGCGTAGggtatataatatacatatttacgAATATAAATAGGATAGTTGATGTGATGACATCCATGGCTGAAAATATAAATCCGACGGTTAAGAGCTAATCGCCGACACCGACCAACCAGTTGTTGGTGACATTACTGATACGGTGAAGCATGAGTGGGCCgaccatttttgttttatacTATAACTAGAAGCAATGAatcttgatttttatatatatatatatatatatatatatatatagcatgaTTAGAGAGAGTTAGTGGAGGAAGAAGCAGTAATACTGTCATGATTCTTGAAGAAACCATTTTGGAGCTCTGGTAGGTGGGAGCTTTAGCTATtgatttgatgaagatgaaaggGACATTCAtattatcaatttgataaaagaataaatgTGAGTGAAGAATAATtaccaaatcaaatcaagctcttatatatatatatatatatatatatatgcctgTCAATCCCTTAATTATGATTAAGGATGAAtgcttaatatataattaaggaaTCTTAAGGTTTTACTCACTCACAGACATGAAATTAAGCTCcgagtaaaataaaaatcttatcaGCTTTCTTTTCCTGGAAAGCTTTGTAAAAGCtgtatactatttttttatcttacaaccaaataataaaagagaagaaTTGATAGCAAGCTAACATGCATTGGCCTGGCCTTTGCAAGATAAAAAGTTTTCATGCTTTTTAAGCAAATAGCTTTGATGGATCATCTTACACAAAGTTCTCACCTAAATCTGCATTTCAAGATTGTTGTagtaaatactaataataactatatataaaaggtAAATTATAGTATGATTAGATATAGAATGAGAAGGtaatttaaatgacaaaaaatgaaatttcatatataaaaaaatatgagttcaaattttctctaatgacatatcaaaattaaatttttaacctaTTTAGTTTAATGATTGTGAAGTCGGTTATTAGAATAAAAGTTTATCCTATTTAATATGATTGGTTCGATCTCAAAGAAACGGTCCGATACTTTAGTAATTATGGCCTAGGAAGATGATATGTGAGGAGGGTGCAGTGAAATACTGAAAATTGGAGGTTGACTTGCCCTAAtaaatgttattaatgaaatgaaTTATGTATCCTCCAGTTGTTCAATGAGTTTATGAGTAAATTTCTAAGTTCCACTATTTAACCAAAGAAGTTTTAGGTTGAATTTAGTTTAGCTTGAACTTTCTTATTCCGTCATGTCTCATGTCGGAGTTCATCTCATCAAcgattctttttcttattttctgagtatttttcttttttgattatttttttgtatttgaacaattttttttttaatgattcttTTATGCTcgaatgattttcttttttttttaatagttcattttcttcttcttttgtttaacaatttgaaaaagttgaacTCGATCTTGCGCGgacattataaatttgaattgagttcaaactaactcttgttcaaacttaacttaaCTCAAATATATCGTAGTTAACTTATATACTATTAACACAATCTCCAACTTGatactatatacataattacGAAGTTAATTAATAGTACTAATTGGTGAAATTCTTGATTaagataactttttttttccatgaattttacttaaaatttataagacCTGAATGCATATGCTTGGAGTTGAAAATGGACCCAACTGGAATGATGCCCAACTTGATGTGAGTGAAAAGGGagcaaataataaatacaagatTAAACATCAAACAAAAGTAAGAAATCTAACTTTTACGCACCAAAAAAGGTGGGGTTTTGTAGCTCTAATCACATCTTGATTTGGCATATTTAGGgagttaatttatatattcacatCAACAATATGCGACATGCTGCATTCAGAATCTGAAAGCTACATTCTCAAAAATGAGTGTCTTCTAAAGTATTTAGTTGCGtctctttataattttaggtCTAATCATTATACCTAAAGTTTACCTATTCGATAAAGTTGAGTAGTGTTTCTGggtatcaaaaaaaaaaaaatctctttacgTATATAGCTTAATCTAATGGGAATATCAGGCTGGTCTCCATCCACTTCAATTCCCCAGTGCATCATTTCCTAAGATTCTTGGACGCATTTCATTTATTCCACTTTTCACAACCcattaactaatatattatttttatagtaatGGAGTTCTAGAAAAGGGCTATGcttatatattattcatatatcatCTTGATTAgctcatattataatttcttaaattatataagatatataaaaatttttgaaataat contains:
- the LOC123215049 gene encoding probable WRKY transcription factor 57 isoform X2; protein product: MDDNQKSDPGGTPVFSSDSSWTLAEPDSDSVNYLLNGDRDSSILTEFGWNFHPDSSRSFADERSDFLGNDVDYALPQTASSVDLHAGPVISVPSADVSTSNPSVSSSSSEDPKTEKSTASGVKPPEIPNKVRKKGQKRIRQPRFAFMTKSEVDHLEDGYRWRKYGQKAVKNSPFPRSYYRCTNSKCTVKKRVERSSEDISIVITTYEGQHCHHTVGFPRGGVINHEAGFAAHLHPTFSPYYYPAVQMPQESPSSVQSHQYEEREQPALPDQTPQLPTDEGLLGDIVPPGMRNR
- the LOC123215049 gene encoding probable WRKY transcription factor 57 isoform X1 — translated: MDDNQKSDPGGTPVFSSDSSWTLAEPDSDSVNYLLNGDRDSSILTEFGWNFHPDSSRSFADERSDFLGNDVDYALPQTASSVDLHAGPVISVPSADVSTSNPSVSSSSSEDPKTEKSTASGVKPPEIPRNKVRKKGQKRIRQPRFAFMTKSEVDHLEDGYRWRKYGQKAVKNSPFPRSYYRCTNSKCTVKKRVERSSEDISIVITTYEGQHCHHTVGFPRGGVINHEAGFAAHLHPTFSPYYYPAVQMPQESPSSVQSHQYEEREQPALPDQTPQLPTDEGLLGDIVPPGMRNR